A genomic segment from Paenibacillus sp. FSL K6-1096 encodes:
- a CDS encoding RNA polymerase sigma factor, with protein sequence MNRENLQELGAALYRYCLSLTRSAFEADDLAQETWAKALAYRKFTASPNPEALLLRIARNTWIDHIRRTAALTRAVERSGTGAASAATEAVQGDLTEIELIFQALLAYLTPLQRTALVLRDVLGYSAAEAAGLLDTTEGAVKAALHRARLALVTVREELVTQEGPALPQDADYRAYLHALAQAYEQGQIPVMLELLRQEIAQTTACAISTFTVQAVYSGNMFMSNSNGSSAYAEMRMAA encoded by the coding sequence ATGAATAGAGAAAACCTTCAGGAGCTGGGGGCTGCATTATACCGGTATTGCCTGTCGCTGACCCGTTCCGCCTTCGAGGCCGACGATCTCGCCCAGGAGACCTGGGCCAAAGCGCTCGCCTACCGCAAATTCACCGCCAGCCCCAATCCCGAAGCGCTGCTGCTGCGGATTGCCCGGAATACCTGGATTGATCACATCCGCCGCACCGCCGCGCTGACCCGTGCAGTAGAGCGTTCGGGAACAGGAGCAGCTTCAGCTGCCACAGAGGCGGTGCAAGGAGATCTGACTGAGATCGAGCTGATCTTCCAGGCCCTGCTCGCCTATCTTACGCCGCTTCAGCGGACCGCGCTGGTGCTGAGGGATGTGCTGGGCTATTCTGCCGCCGAGGCTGCCGGACTCCTGGACACCACAGAAGGAGCCGTCAAAGCAGCGCTGCACCGCGCCCGCCTAGCTCTTGTAACGGTGAGGGAGGAGTTAGTCACGCAAGAGGGGCCTGCCCTGCCGCAGGATGCAGATTACCGGGCGTATCTCCATGCGCTGGCCCAGGCCTATGAGCAAGGGCAAATTCCGGTCATGCTGGAGCTTCTCCGCCAGGAGATCGCCCAGACTACAGCGTGCGCTATAAGTACTTTTACCGTACAGGCCGTGTATTCAGGCAATATGTTCATGTCCAATTCCAATGGAAGCTCTGCCTACGCAGAAATGCGGATGGCTGCGTAA
- the clpP gene encoding ATP-dependent Clp endopeptidase proteolytic subunit ClpP, producing MSVIPYVIEQTARGERSYDIYSRLLKDRIVFVGAAIDDALANSIIAQLLFLAAEEPEKDIQMFINSPGGSTTAGFGIYDTMQVIRPQVNTICTGFAASFASLLLLAGATGKRSALPNSEIMIHQPHGGAQGQASDIAISARRILQIRQKIVQITAERTGQPAEKVEKDMDRDYFMSAEEAREYGIIDTIITNL from the coding sequence ATGAGTGTAATTCCCTATGTAATTGAACAGACGGCCCGTGGAGAGCGGTCGTATGACATTTATTCCCGGCTGCTGAAGGACCGGATTGTGTTCGTCGGTGCGGCGATCGATGACGCGCTGGCGAACAGCATTATCGCCCAGCTTCTGTTCCTGGCGGCGGAAGAGCCGGAGAAGGATATCCAGATGTTCATTAACAGCCCCGGAGGCTCGACGACGGCGGGCTTTGGCATCTATGATACGATGCAGGTCATCCGGCCGCAGGTGAACACGATCTGCACCGGGTTCGCCGCTTCGTTCGCTTCGCTGCTGCTTCTGGCCGGAGCCACCGGCAAAAGATCCGCACTCCCGAACAGCGAGATCATGATCCACCAGCCGCATGGCGGCGCGCAGGGGCAGGCGAGCGACATTGCGATTAGCGCGCGGCGCATTCTCCAGATCCGGCAGAAGATCGTCCAGATCACAGCAGAACGTACCGGTCAGCCGGCCGAGAAGGTGGAGAAGGACATGGACCGGGATTACTTTATGTCAGCCGAGGAAGCCCGTGAATACGGGATTATTGACACCATCATCACTAATTTATAG
- a CDS encoding acyltransferase → MDEQQSASVQAVDYMPWIGLSEEEQHKQALHQQQLAADYSCSFGEACFVSPQAIVLPDRLQLGDRSYIAGGAIVRSTRLVTGSDCSINSYSVLSGDITMGNGVRIASHASLYGFNHGYAVTDIPVFRQPLTVKGIVIGDDVWIGAGAVILDGVRIGSHSIVAAGAIVTRDVPAYSIVGGNPAKLIRSRLPGDTGIADHKEAPAILYGQLEQFGKQVQEQLTPLLEFYSDTMEGEKLFRDRPGAGRTVRAYCDAVEIAAMFGSLPPGWTKEELIATLQQFQDSRTGLLPDPWSPPGPEDQPELLTDHLSRYHLLAVGYALEVLGAALPHPVTAIGNMDTLTLYQQLDRLPWAENAWGAGDWIDCYATGLYHNLQSFGSGKRPDDLFGWLATHCRRDSGLWGLPTAEEGWLQPVNGFYRLTRATYAQFGLPLPYPERTIDTVLAHSRDRRFFRQEALNACNVLDVVHPLWLCLKQSDYRQAEIRAWAGKLLGEVLPFWVPGRGFAFQLSRQQDTGLQGTEMWLSIICLLADLCGLSSALGYSPKGVHRLEPAFLLPV, encoded by the coding sequence ATGGATGAACAGCAATCCGCCTCAGTACAAGCAGTGGATTACATGCCCTGGATTGGCCTGTCCGAGGAAGAACAGCATAAGCAGGCGCTTCACCAGCAGCAGCTCGCTGCGGATTATTCCTGCAGCTTCGGGGAGGCCTGTTTTGTCTCGCCGCAAGCAATCGTGCTGCCGGACCGGCTGCAGCTCGGAGACCGGAGCTACATTGCCGGAGGCGCTATTGTCCGCAGTACGCGGCTAGTCACGGGCAGCGACTGCTCCATTAACAGTTATAGCGTCCTGTCAGGCGATATTACCATGGGGAATGGCGTGCGGATCGCTTCTCATGCCAGTCTATATGGCTTCAATCACGGCTACGCAGTGACGGATATCCCTGTTTTCCGTCAGCCTCTGACGGTTAAGGGAATCGTTATCGGCGATGATGTGTGGATCGGGGCGGGAGCGGTTATTCTTGACGGGGTGCGGATCGGCTCGCACAGCATTGTTGCGGCGGGGGCCATCGTGACCCGCGATGTACCGGCTTACAGCATTGTCGGGGGCAATCCGGCCAAGCTGATCCGCAGCCGTCTGCCCGGGGATACAGGGATAGCTGATCATAAAGAGGCTCCCGCTATCCTATATGGACAGCTGGAGCAATTCGGCAAGCAGGTGCAGGAGCAGCTTACTCCCCTGCTGGAATTCTACTCCGACACGATGGAGGGAGAGAAGCTGTTCCGGGACCGGCCGGGAGCGGGGCGGACGGTACGGGCCTACTGCGATGCTGTGGAGATCGCTGCAATGTTCGGCAGCCTGCCGCCTGGCTGGACGAAGGAAGAGCTGATCGCCACCCTACAACAGTTCCAGGATAGCCGGACCGGATTATTGCCTGATCCATGGTCTCCGCCCGGGCCGGAGGATCAGCCGGAGCTGTTAACGGACCACCTCTCGCGTTATCATCTTCTCGCTGTAGGCTACGCTCTTGAAGTGCTGGGCGCTGCTCTGCCTCATCCCGTTACTGCCATCGGGAATATGGATACCTTAACGCTGTATCAGCAGCTTGATCGTCTGCCGTGGGCGGAGAATGCCTGGGGTGCCGGCGACTGGATCGATTGCTACGCTACCGGCCTCTATCATAATCTGCAGTCCTTCGGCTCCGGCAAGCGCCCGGATGATCTGTTCGGCTGGCTGGCGACGCATTGCCGCCGGGACTCGGGGCTGTGGGGTCTGCCTACTGCGGAGGAGGGCTGGCTGCAGCCGGTGAACGGCTTTTACCGCCTTACCCGCGCAACCTACGCCCAGTTCGGCCTGCCCCTGCCGTATCCTGAGCGCACCATCGATACGGTGCTGGCTCACAGCCGGGACCGCCGCTTCTTCCGCCAGGAAGCGCTGAATGCCTGCAATGTGCTGGATGTTGTTCACCCGCTCTGGCTCTGCCTGAAGCAGAGTGATTACCGGCAGGCGGAGATCCGTGCCTGGGCCGGGAAGCTGCTCGGGGAGGTGCTGCCCTTCTGGGTCCCCGGACGCGGCTTCGCCTTCCAGCTATCCCGGCAGCAGGACACCGGCCTGCAAGGCACCGAGATGTGGCTGAGCATTATCTGTCTGCTGGCGGATCTGTGCGGGTTAAGCTCAGCGCTTGGCTACTCCCCCAAGGGAGTTCACCGGCTGGAGCCTGCTTTCCTGTTGCCGGTCTAA
- a CDS encoding AraC family transcriptional regulator: MEEIPQNLVMDIHWIHDKTTFPHWTDIRQNTSVHSLYWIQEGEGAFRTEKAEHLVSPDMLFYLRPGLSMEMSSGGLEPLRITMILLSLYTLSPSAHNQGRVQPLHTLPLPFLMTPGGERGRALGQLFRRIAAGWVPGSSGSQIRTQALLYQLIYELFQAKDSGHPDRGQGYELFVRMKEELERRYSEPLQIRELALRYGVSSSYARSLFQRYLHKSPKEYLSEIRYEHAKKQLLYTRLTLKEVAAACGYSDEFHFSKAFKQLSGHPPSKLRSLDGT, from the coding sequence ATGGAAGAGATTCCGCAGAATCTGGTGATGGACATCCACTGGATTCATGACAAGACGACCTTCCCGCACTGGACGGATATCCGTCAGAATACAAGCGTACACAGCCTGTACTGGATACAGGAGGGCGAGGGAGCCTTCCGGACAGAGAAAGCGGAGCATCTTGTGTCGCCGGATATGCTGTTCTATCTGCGGCCGGGGCTGTCCATGGAGATGAGCAGCGGAGGCCTGGAGCCTCTGCGGATCACTATGATCCTGCTCTCGCTGTATACGTTGTCGCCTTCTGCCCACAATCAGGGGAGGGTCCAGCCGTTGCATACACTTCCGCTGCCCTTCCTTATGACGCCTGGAGGGGAGAGGGGGAGAGCACTGGGCCAGCTGTTCCGCCGGATTGCCGCCGGCTGGGTGCCCGGAAGCTCCGGAAGCCAGATCAGGACGCAGGCGCTGCTCTATCAGCTTATATATGAATTATTTCAAGCTAAGGATAGCGGCCATCCCGACCGGGGACAGGGGTATGAGCTGTTTGTGCGGATGAAGGAGGAGCTTGAACGGCGCTACAGTGAACCTTTGCAGATTCGTGAGCTGGCATTGCGCTACGGTGTATCCAGCTCGTATGCACGCAGTCTTTTTCAGCGGTATCTGCACAAGAGCCCCAAAGAATATCTAAGTGAAATCCGCTATGAGCACGCCAAGAAGCAGCTGCTGTACACCAGGCTAACCCTGAAGGAGGTTGCGGCCGCTTGCGGGTACAGCGATGAGTTTCATTTCAGCAAAGCCTTCAAGCAGCTCAGCGGACATCCTCCGTCGAAACTGCGGTCCCTGGATGGAACATAA